Part of the Athalia rosae chromosome 2, iyAthRosa1.1, whole genome shotgun sequence genome, TTAAATCTTCGGCAGTCAAACTAAACTCtgtctcgtttttttgtggatACCTATTTACTCCCTTGGCTCGTTCAatttatgtataggtatacaagcgGAAAAACTTTCATACTGTACAGCCGAACAGCTGTCAATTGTCGATTTTACTTTTCgacaatataaaattttcaacttatatTTATGTCAATTTCAGAGGTGATGCTTCTGCTTCGGAGTTTGGCGAATATATGCGAAGGTATGCGcataaagtaaaatgaaactgTGTAAAAATGTtactagaaaaatttttcatctcttagGACATCGCAACTTTTTATAAGGTCTTCACCTCGCAATATTGCTGACTATCCTAAATTTTCGTAGGTAAATATCTGAGCCAGGGCGTATGTAACATGTGTAATTAAATACCTTACTCCAGTTAACGCCGTTTTATGAAATTCCCTTCCAGCAGACCTAAACAAATCTTGTTTAATTTCCTAGTGAAATCAACCTCGGGGGgatggaaattaattaatgaccGGTGATTAGTACGTCAATCGTGAGATACCTCATATTTACAATTGAATCATTTGGAGCAAAAACGGCCGCGAGTTTTTCCAATCAATTGTTGAAGTTATTCaattgttgaaaaacaaaaccggACAGATTCTGATTCCCATGAGAGAAatactattttcaatttttgctttCTCTCCACCCATGGCGTACACATAACCTCTGAAGGGAAAAATATGGCAGTATTCTCGTATCCAGCTTTGAAAATCGAACCGTATATTTGATACCGTTGATCACCGAACGCTCTTAGAATTTTCGTTCAGACATCGACcgactttgaattttaaatccgCATCATTCTCCCCTCGAAGAAGTCTCCAATTACGATCAGAGTCGCGGTGCGATTTCATTGGCGATAACAAGGCGACTATAGTGATTGGTTTTCATCGAACCCCAGAGACCAATCAGCGACGACTCAAGTGAGAGCATTTTATGCGCGGCGCAGTTTATCCGATCGCTAATAGTATAATCTGAAGGTACATACTGGGTGTCCCATaattaaatggaaaaatttaaagGAGTCGTAGGAGGGGCGGAGCTGAGTGAATTCACCTGTATAACGTGTACCCTTCGGAATCTGTCTAACTCTCGTCGACATTTCGTCAAGTCTCTCGATCGATGTCGATATTTCATGGAACTCTTCGATGTGCGTCATTTTTGGCGAACGCTTACAACTAGTATACCTTTACACGTATCCATGCCGAACCGTTGAAATGCTCAACTCCCGAACTATCTATACCTACGCCCATCAACATCAACAGTAGCGGAAAGCAGCGAGCTTCCGTTAACTGTTGGCGCTGATTATAAGTTGTAATTTTGATAGGAACACCACCACCCAGCGACCCGGCCCGGCCGTTACAGAGAAAGCAATCGAAACTTTTCGAAGTACCTACTCCTCGTACATGCTGAATTTATGGTCCGTAATCCGTGCTACTGCGGTTTCAATACATCGATTTAATCACTTTTAATGGCAATGTGGTCGATGATATGTCCAATCAAATGGTATTTTGAACATAACAACCTTCAAATTATGTCTAAGACTTTCAACCACCGATTTCATCCAATTGCAACCTGAACCGGTAGTTTTATGCACTAGGCATGCGGTATACTAACTACCGGAATTACTCACgagaatagtttttttttttttacttggtGTGTGGTACCTTCGATATTCCTCTCCTTTTACTCGGTCAAACCGGCTGTGGAAAAACAACGCCTCCTCGCTTGcctctttttcattccttgtACACATACTTCGTACAGCCCATTTCCTCAGGCCTCTCACATTCCCTTGatacttttgcttttgcttttgtctttgcttttgattttttttggtcgCAGGTTGTTGTTATGTACCGCCGAGGCCCGCGGCAATAAGGCCCATTTACAGTGTTCCTCCTCGGTAAAAATGCCACAGAAGCGGTGTATAGTTACCGATAGTAAGATGGAGATGAGAACGCAGTAATCACGACGAAGCTGTTGCTGCTTCTGCTCCTTCCCTTCCTGCTGCCTATCGGGCTCCCGTTCACCGATCTATATACCGAATAACAGTCCAGTACGTTACAGCttgtatcatttatttttctctggaTGTATGTTCCGTCAACCTCGCCAATTTTTGACCACCGCACACCGGGTACTTTCGTTTCGCAAAGATGAAAGTAATTCACTGCGAACGTCAGAGCAGGTAATTTACCAATCACAACCTCGAAACCATTTTCTGGGTGTTCGGTGCAGTTTtgtaaaacgaacgaacgaacggacggaacGATTGTTTAGTTGGGGGCTTGGATTCGCCGCACTTCATTCTCCGAATTGCAGTCCGGGATTCGATCATTTCTTTAGAAAATACTTTTGCtcgggtgtgtgtgtgtgagaaggagagagcgagagagaatgTTACACTACCGCTGAGATGCAGCTAGCTCACTTCAAGTTAGAAGCTGCTAGTGCTAGTGCAGCTTTGAGGAGGAAACCGTTGGTAAGGAGTAAGTCGGTTTTCTTCATCTGAGAGTCTGAACCAGCATCAGCAGTAGTAGCGGCGGCAGAACGGAGCTTGGATAAAACTGTGAAAGCATTGCTCTTGTCGGTGAAAGTGCATTCTGGGAATTCCATATGACAAAAGGGAGTTGCTTGTCTGCCTCCCCGCCTTgcgttgcagcagcagcagttctAGAACCGTACGTGAGAATAAGACGCTCTCTTTTCTCGCCACGGTGAATTGCCTTCATTGATTATCGTTTTAGCGAGTCAATAGCTTTTGCAGAGTTCTCGATTCAGCCCTACGATTCATTTTATATAGCTACAGGTATAAATACAGATGGATAAGATGCTTCGCTgctcgaagaacaaaaaaaaaaacaaaacgaggaAAACAATTCCTTCAATATAAAATCTCATCAGTGATGTATCTTCAAAAAATTGCTAATCTCTATGACGCATTATGCATAATGTGCGTGAGACCAATTTAGAAAGTATTCGAATTCAACATCTTGCCACTCGTCGTAATTTACCCCAATATTCTATCAACACATGCATCGCATTTTAGAACGGCTGAGAAATGTAAATTGATCAACTTTAATTtgggattcaatttttgtttcagttaTGGAGAGCGTGGGGACTCCTGGACCTCCGGACAGTGCGGTACCTTCGGACACCGATTTGGGTGCCCCCTGTATACCATCTAAAATCGGATTCGCGAATCGTGAGGATATCGAGGACGTTGTTAACGACGATGGAATCGTATCGCTGCAAGCTCAAACTCAGTCTCAGCAGTCTGGTCTTCAAAGTAATCAGTTTCAGGCAACGAGTAGTAACGATGGTTGTATTACGGGTGCAGCTGTTGCTGCATGTGGTAGTTCCGGTGTTTCGAATACAGCAAGCCAATCAAGGAGAGCTGATCTCCTGTTACTGTTGAACTACAACGACCAACATAGTTCCGAAGAGGAACTTGAGGTAATCAACAGTCCCAGGACGATATCAAGCCAGTCGTGTAGGCCGGCTACAGCacctgaaaaaagaaaatggtcaCAGGTCAGTTGTGGTTCGAATCACGCGAGGAGTCCATCGCAAACCCAACTGCAATTAATTCACCATTCTCAAACAACTTCTGCGATCGTTGGAGGTGCCACGTCATCGGCACCGGCCAGTAGAGCAGGAAGAGAACCTGCAGGCTCCGGATCCAGCGATGAAGAGGTAAcgtatttcaaataaattagaaagattttcagttgtcatgaagaaaaaatgaataattatatcatcGGATGTTAATAGTAGAAATTATATTAACATCTCAAGCTATTACCATCAATATTTCTCTGAAATTAGTTATAAACAAgtcaaatttccaaaaaccagaatgatttttgaagtccctttcgatcatgtttttttctaattttgacAAATTAAAACCCCATTTTGCCATTTCTTATACGTATTTCACTATTCATGGTTCGACTAATTCTTTTgtgctaattattttttcatacattttactttagttcaatttttgttactCTTTTCATTCCATAATCGGATTATTGAAAACACTTCGCGTAAAATCTGCGCGTCGTTGAAGATTAGCTCGGGGAAACTAGGGAAAACCAACCAAACATGTGCACAGAGATCGTAAATAGGTTTTCTCATTAGCAAATACTGGCGCGCACTCGCGTGAACGAAGTACTGCAGGTGTAGGGTATACGAAGGCGGGGtttaatgatgaaaaaaggtTCACCACTTTTCTGTTGGTCGTGCGAGTATAGAAGGAAATGGTTGAAAAAGACagtggtataggtataaccaACTATAACAGCTGGCTGTACCGCTACTGCCGTTGCGCTTGCGGATAATGGAGGAACGCTTTTAActtaatttccattttcaatcCCCCGTCCTTCTCTCGTGCGGGGGATTTTGAAGAAATCTAAGGGGGGGAGAATGTGTGAATGGCGCGTTcgtgaatgatttttcaattcaaaatcaaaatcctcGAGAGATCAgccgaaaaatgaattctgtCAATCTCATCTCGCtgtaaaaacgaaaacgtaTTCTCatatgttcgaaaaaattttaaaactaCTCGACCAATTACTACAAACTTTTAACACTGACttcgattattatacgtattctGAGGTGTCGCAGGCTATGAAATGTGTAAAGTATCAATGAGtaactaatattttttttttcgattctggaaCTTTATTTCCAGTCATCGTTGTTTGCGCAACCTCGCTTGGGTCGTAACAATACATCTAATAACGCGAGTAGTTCTTACCGTAGCGATTTTGTTTGCAGGTGCAGGGTCTCCTGGGTGATTCCATGTCACAGCCAGTGCAGTTTCGTACATCGCCTCCGGTTGACGCGCATAAGCCTGGTAGATCTCTGTCCCCACCTCCAAAATTGTTCCATGCGTCAGTCAGAGATCCTCGACCACCACGTCCCAGATCACGTCCGAGGCCTCATCCCCTTATCGATCACCTCGACGCGGATCCGGACGCCCTCAGCGCATGTAGTCCCAGAAAACGACATCGACCACCGCATCGTCTGCCGCGGCCGTGtctcgattttgaaaaaatgcagCAGGTGAGTACGTTTGTCCGACAATAACGAACggtgaatgaatgaatatatgaaTTATTTGTGAATTGCATCTTGAACAAATTAACGAAagcacatttttattttccaactcgacatatttttttgattcgattatCAATACAGAAGTCAATGCATAGCGTTAGtgagaaatataaattatgCGACATCAAAGTTCGAGGTAACcaccgatgaaatttttttgaccaGACCTATTCGAAGTAATTTTCTCCTCGCGCTAACGAAGTATTGATTTTTCGGCTCATTGTGAGACTTGACATCGAAAAATAGAGTTCAATATGTTTGCCACCCCTATACTATGTATGCCAGAGtgttggaaaaatataattttcaccaatggTGCGCTTGAAATAACAAACTTTATAAAGGGAAATCACTTTAGTTGGTTTAAACGAGCGAGGGACAAGGGTTGCAAGGGAGGAAactttggaaagaaaattagtAGTGGAGGTTGAAAGCGAGTCGTGCGGAAATCAACTCCTGCTGATACCTATATATTCGTATGAAAAAGTTTCACCAAcgcataaaatatacatacatatatatatatacaatactatacatacataccactGAAAGCCGtactttttgttatttctttaCTCATCGCTATCAAGACATAACGAAACATAAGTGACAAGTTAAAACCTTTCCCTTATAAGGTATTCACATACATACCATTACACAAATGATTGTTGTGAAAGTAATCCAACAAAAGTTGGGTCCGACCGAAGAAGCAATTAAGTAGTTCATTGGTATAAAGAGAATAATACAAATCCCGCTCTAATGGgatgaattattgatttaATATCCTCAAATTGTAGGATAAAATCGCCCTTCGTTatccatataggtatattttcaaatttaatactTTCATACGGTTGTAGTCGTTGAGAGgtagagcaaaaaaattgatttccatATAAAAACCACAGCGTCGCTACAGCGTCGCTGTAAATTCTGATAACCATCTGTGGTTTCATAAAAGAAATTCACTACATTGTAGTGACGCGCCTCGCAGGGAAATATGAGAATGCACAGCGACGCTGTAACGGCTGGGTCGCCCGCTTAACACCTATAATATTGTTTAAATGATTCatcgatttgaatattttcaacaatgtAATTGAGCGACATTCTTTTGGGGATTTAATTTTCCTAAAAATTGTTCGTTGAGGTTTTTATCGTAACTTCAGTTCTTTTCTTGATATCAATGTAAAAGGTCAATAATAgtagaataagaataaaaataaagaaaacactGTTGAGGCAGACACAATTGAAACGGCTCAAGTTACATGAAAtgtagctaattgtaagttatcgcaattaaaagaaaaaaaaacaaggtaatTCGATTCACATGCTTTTTAAACGGAGAAACATCAAGACTTGAGAGGAAGTTctcaaaattataattaagaGCTGAAACTTTCGGAgaatttccatttccatttcgaTACGAACAACAAAGCTCGtgcgcgagagaaaaaaacaatgttcgTTTCAAACGAAGCACCCTAATAGTTACAATTCTCGTTCGGCTGACAAACTTTTTTCACCCGTACAGTCATATATTCGACCGTATACACCTATCGAGGTATACATTGGAATATACAATAATGAAactgatgatgacgatgatgatgataataacgacaCGGCAAGTGTGTGTGACATTGCAGCTTGTGTAGTTCTGATGACGGTGGTAGTGGTTGTATAGGTAACGGACATCCAACCGTAAGCTCCGTAATCCCTCGGGACGACAGGGACTGTATGCGCTTCCTATAACGTCTATTTGGGTGGGGTtgtaacatacatatatgtatataccaaaatatatatatcggtgGCCTGTACCCCCAGCGGCGTTGCAGGGATTGCGTATCGTATAGTTTTACCAGACGGCGAGTAGACTTGGTACCGGTATTAACGGAAATACGGGGGTAACCTACGGGAAAGTAGAGAGGGCGGCATCCACCAACTCCTACCGCGGCAACAACCAGGTGGAGGAATTCCGTATAAGAGGATGGAGGAGAGAGGCGCGGTGTACGCGGGGGGTAACTCCAAACCTACCCCGTGAGTGAACCAAGGGTGCAtccaatgaataaattaaccTCAATCTTAAATCCCCTACACTAGAGAACCCATAGCAAcgaacgtataggtatacctacgagGGATGGGTATTCATGTATCTATAGGTACATTCATGTGGGTGTGATGTGATGCATAATATTATACTTGGAGGACAGTGTAAAGCAACTGAAATACCTGGATTTtcaccagttttttttcttcagacgTAGATATCTAAGATACCGTAGTggttttttatgttttttttttcattccttttgttctattttcgtcgtatacttttttatttcttttgatttatattttacttCAATGACAACCGAACTGCGAAAATGGATTATCAATTCTTTTACGGTTACTTGAAAAGTCGTGAAATTATCTTTGATCCAATTTTACGAAGGGGAAATCTCGCTCTATCTGACTCAGCAGTTCTTCGTAGTACTGTGTGGGGTAACGTAATTGTTTCGAGGAGAAAAACCTCCtcagaaattttaattatttcttttattcaattttcgttaAATACTGTATCGTAGGTACATCTGTCCAGCGATGAAAGACTGGGCGGATAA contains:
- the LOC105684858 gene encoding uncharacterized protein LOC105684858 is translated as MLKFLTHKLRTHSLNEDPNQEKTDDDHDSGTESDDELQVGSEDPPSFMESVGTPGPPDSAVPSDTDLGAPCIPSKIGFANREDIEDVVNDDGIVSLQAQTQSQQSGLQSNQFQATSSNDGCITGAAVAACGSSGVSNTASQSRRADLLLLLNYNDQHSSEEELEVINSPRTISSQSCRPATAPEKRKWSQVSCGSNHARSPSQTQLQLIHHSQTTSAIVGGATSSAPASRAGREPAGSGSSDEEVQGLLGDSMSQPVQFRTSPPVDAHKPGRSLSPPPKLFHASVRDPRPPRPRSRPRPHPLIDHLDADPDALSACSPRKRHRPPHRLPRPCLDFEKMQQLKARAVTAWRHSGEHGSELSVFCW